tcaaaatgattaataCCTTACTTTAATCCAACCTATAAACATGTTAAAAATAAAGTGATTCGGATAATGGTTTGTCTAAtcctaatataaaaaataatgattttacccttatatataattattaaaaaggtaaaaatacaatgatgtattgTGGAATACATCTTATATTCGTCTAACTTACgtatatttattaaaatgtaaaattattattttactagatctcttttaaaaaaaaaaattgaagtagaATGGTCATGATAATTAATAACATCTGATCCGACCCGTATGCATCAACGAACGTACTCAAGCTGATCACGCGGCTTTACTGGTCAATGAAGTCCGAGGGATGGAGATTTTCTGTGGGCTTTTTGTTTCCCTAGTGGAAAATGCTTTGTATTTTCCACGTATTTGCTAAGCaaacataataaattatataaaaaattaaacactTTTATTTGGACCGGCTGACTTAGTCGTCACTGTTGTTAACACGTGTATGTACGCAAAATTTTCCATGAGCTAAGAGCCTAAGACCCGCTGATTAATTGTTCTCATAAAAAAATGACAGATTAATTTCGGGTTTGAATGAGCGATTAGatgtatttagtttattttttattttatgttataatatttaagtttactgtaattactatttttacattaacaataaataaatatactgtttatttaaacttattttaaaattttcaaattttaatgtttagtttgagtatatatttactaaaattatagTAATTGAAGTCTAAGAGCagtaatttaaattttgatttgacacTGATTTTAAAACCTCTCATGCaatattcattaataaaattaaattacttgtATCAACAAAAAGACCTTAGAGTGACCAAAACAAACCTTTAACGTCAAAAAGATggtaaatatacatataatttttgttaaggtataaatagaaaacaaatttGGAGATGGTGCATACATTGAGGAATTTGAGGAGTTTTCGCCAACAATATTGTTTTTGTGGGAGGAGGgttgttgttatttttattataaataataatcttatttttcttattaattttatcattatattagctcataattttacaattttaaaaaataataattagataaattacattagtagtgatcacttaattatatttttcttttttggttattCAACTACGAAAAGTTAAAATGACCACTCAACTAtcagtaaatttcttttttagttatcaaacaatgaaaagttacaaaatagtcacttaactgtttatttttatttttttatcacccAACTATCTTGGATTTTTGAGTATTTCTATCTTTACGTTAGCTAGTTAttgataaaaaagaagaagataaaattaaaaagttaggtgattattttataatttttcataattgatgatcaaaaaggaaattattaataattgaatGACTATTTTATTTCATAGTTAGGTGATCAAAAAATTATAGTTAAATAACTTCTATTGTAAATTacacaaaataattttatcaattttgagTGCGAAGTAACAACTATCAAGCACCTTACATACCCTACCTCACAGTTACTGTACTTTGTCAAGAAACTAAACATttgtttaaatgaggttaatttctattaaaattttttaaaaaattatgataaaataataaaatcaagaGCTATACATTTATTGAACATTAATTTTAGGTTGCATACTGAACATAATGATACATATTCCAATTATGTAGGtataattaaactaagaaatttatatttgatatattaataaGATGTGAAATTcttaaaataaactcatttaacaCTATTTAAAATAATGTAACAACATCAAAGTCACTAACAATTTATAATATATCAAACATTAAATAATACACAATTAATTAGCAGTTGTTGAGAGTGGTTGACCGTTCCCTAAGTTGTCAATAAAACGGGTTTGGGCCTCCGTGTAAATCCAAAACCGCGTttccaaagaaaaacaaaaggaaaacagTTGCTTCACACTTATTCGCGCATTGAAAAAGGAAACTCCTATAATCCCTGTTTCCATGTTGCATGGATTTCGTTGAATCTTATTCTTTGTAAACAAACATAACTCTATTTAATGTATGgacatgaattaattttatcatcatcagaaattataatataaatttaaataaaattataagtaaGACTTGAAGTCTAGTATTTCCAAGAATAGCCTTCCATCCTGCGGTTGGCGTTAATTAAACCAAGTTCTCAATTTTTCCACAGCTTTCCTTTGGCCGCAAACtctttcctttgatttttattttcttcataaTTTTCCTGGCAAACAAGGCTAAGACTTGCAGTTTGCATGCCAATTTTCCTTCTACGAAATGTTTATGCATTTTAATGGTATTATTATATAAGTTAGGATATACTAAGAATAGTTAACTGAACTAAACtagtattaattgaattaactgaaatttttaatttttaactgtTAATCAAAcagaaatatttcaattaattcagTCGGTCAACTAAATTAacgaaaatttatatatatatatatatatttgttaaaacaagtataaaacatatcaaaaaaataaattgataatattcatttaaccaaattaaaactacatataatttttattattaattattaaattcggttaatttagttaattcaattaattactcGATTTCTAATGAATTAACCTATAACCGaacttctaaaaaattattaactgacCTCCGAATGAATTAGATCGGTTAATCGACCGGTTAACTGAATTAGATTGACTTAATTGGTTAATTCGGTTTTAATCGAAATTTAAACAGCTCTAGTATCAACCAAAGTAATACTGTAGGGGATGGATCATTTacactaatataaaatttaaggttaaaatgttaaaatactaatcatataaaaattataaaaatatgtaaaattatttgCACTGGTATAAATGAGTTCCTCCCAAGAAtagtatataatattatatagaaTGAAAGTTGAAAGTTGAAAGTTGTTAGGGAAATTTATATATTGTAAGTCAAATGGTAACTAGTTTTCAAAGTCTTTTCTAGTGTCATTCTTAAGTTCCATACTTTTTCCTTCTTCATACGCTCGCATAATTCCaccattattaaatatttatttaggaGTCACATAGCCATGATCATATGAACCAACCTAGAAAAATACTCATCTCAATTTCTCTCTcacaatatatatttaagtatttatCCTGCAGCGTTTTAAATAACTTAATTTGCATCACAATAAGCTTTCTTCTATTTGCTTAAATTTACTTACCATTTGCAGAAAGTAATGAACACCACCGCAGCTCAATTTCCATACCCATGGCAGCGTTGCAAAATTATTCACTTGGTATGTACTTGgtttacatatataatataccAACGCCAATAAAgggcttttcttttttattaaaccATAGCCGTCACTTATGAGTTTCAGGTGAGGCATGGACAAGCAATGCATAACGTAGAAGGAGACAAGGACCATAATGCACTGTTGTCTCCTCACCTATTTGATGCCCAACTCTCCCCGTTGGGATTGCAGCAGGTAATTTAATAACCAGTGGCTTCTTATATATGGATCGTCAAAAACTTATATATAATGATCatgtttaatctttaaatttgtttttacagGTTTGTAAACTTCGCAAGGAGGTTCATGCTAGAGGGCTTTTTAAAAGGATCGAGTTAGTGGTCACCTCCCCTTTGTACaggtaaaaacataaaataccaAAAGGTTGATGAGATAAGTTATTGTCATATATATTTGGATCCGAAGCTAACGAGTGTTGATGGTATCATAATTATTAGGACCATGCAAACTGCTATTGGAGTTTTTGGTAATGAAAGCAGCGCAGATGGAGGGAATACTGATAATTTTTCTGCAAAACCCGGTGGTCTCGATTGCCCCCAAATCATGGCAGTTGAGCTTTGTCGAGACCGCTTGGTATGGCTTAATTAAATCTATCATTTTAAATTAAACCATGTTATTGGAGTTTTAAACTGGAAGTTTCATAACTTTAAAATTCAACTGGATGCAGGGGGTTCGACCTTGTGATATGAGGCGAACGGTTAGCGAATGCGAAGCTCTTTTCCCTTCTATTGATTTTTCAATGGTAAGGCCTTTAGCCGccattattttatctttaaacaTTAATTGATTAAGATGATGTCATATAGTACAAGTGTTCAATGAATCCGTATTAAAGTATGCATGTCTTATATTTGTTTGGTATCGATCAGATGGATGGCGAAGATGACAGCGTGTGGAATCCGGACATTCGAGAGCCTGAAGAGGAAATTGCTGCACGGATGGTCTTGTTTATGAACTGGTAACAACAATTGGATGTAAAATCTTGGCCCTGTTTTGTAATTACTggttgatgaaattatatttaattccaATTCCAGGTTGTGGACAAGGCCAGAGCAGGAGATAGTGATTGTCAGCCATGGCATCATACTTCAGCAAATATTAAAAGTACTTGGAAATGACTGTCATCAAGCTGTTAGCTCTGCCTTATGCCAACGGTACTCACCCTTAACCATTAAATAATTTGTATTTTGAAAGCtttcaaatgttaaatttttgtgAATTGTGACTGATGATGAGTTAATTGCCTGATCTGATCTTAGCTTCGACAATTGTGAACTTCGTTCGGTGGTCATTGTCGATAAAAGGTAAATTatgcttcttttctttttcttttttttggttagcaaattttgaattaaagagCGACATAGAACGACGCCGTATCTTATGCTTAATCGCTGCCATTAACTATTGCAGCCCAAGGGCAGTGGATTCAACGCTTTGCTCATCAAGAGATGTTGCAAAGCAGCAGCATGTGTTAAGGGAGGAAGTTTCCAACTAATTGGACATTACACTGTTGGACTCCGCAAGAATTCTTTAATCTGTTCATCCAATTTGTATTCTTTGATCTTTCTTCATTTGTCTTCTTCATTTTAAGGGAAATTTGACACAAAAAAATGGTCTCCTTGCATTGCTAAATAATTGACTAAAAAATGTACGCTCAATTGTTTTATTAATAAAGTTTCCGTGTTTATTGAATTCTTATTCATGTTAAACTCAATGCAAAATGGCTTTTAAAATAGACATCAATCAAAGTTCAGAGTAACATCTTTTTATCATGGCAAACAAGGAAAACTCAAAAGGCACATATCTTCTCATAAAAAACTATTgccatttcaataaaaaaatgtcCAATGGCATTGAAAATGGTTCTCAGAacaaaatttccttttaaaaaatttgCTTTCTATTATAATTTGAGGTAATCAATCATAACACTACTTGATATGATATTGGTTCTAAAAAGGCTCCATATTACTACCGAAATGTTCACCCACTGCACTATGATTTTCTTACAAACACGAAACCTACTAATACTGAGAGGAGGAGGATGATAACGGCTGCAATGAAGTAGAGACTGGGTGACTTGCTAGTTTTCTGGCTATTTTCTTTGCCGGTAATTTCCATGTTCTTTTCTTGGGTAGAGCTTGATGTCGAACAGTAAGGGAGAACTACATCCCAAAAAGATCTAGTGGACACTCTAATGGCTTCTTCTTCAGGTTCCAATATTTTTGATGCATCATTTGGAGCTTCCATGGACATCAACTCAACACAATGATCTTTTAAAACCTACTAGCGCATGAAAACAACAAATTAGAAAGCACAGAAATATGTTACCCTCCAattaaataaagaagaaaaagaagaagaacctCAAGTGTCTCTGATGGTTGGAGATAGTCACAGATATATGTACCCGCCAACCATGGAACAAAGACTCTCCGAGGTAGTGAAAGATTGCAATTTTTCCTGTACCAATTTGTTTAGCATGCAGTAGAGAGAATCAATATTGCAAAAATATAAGGGGATTAACAGGTACTCTGTGAGGTGCAAGCTTAGAAATGGAGGAAAAAAAACACGTATATaggaaatgaaaataatgatttaaGAATGAACACAGAAAAGCATAGGCTATTTTGGAAGCCACTTGTGAACAATGTTTTATTGCAATCAATAATGTAGCCACAACATAGCCAGATCTTGAATTTAATAGCATGAAGCCATGATGGTAATAATGTACAGAGAAAAGAGGAAACTAGACATTGGATGACAGACAGCAATCGGTATTCTAACTAGAGTTAGGTTCTTTTGATAAAATAAAGACTTATCAACAGCACAATTAATGCACCTCAAGGAGTGTAAAACGAGTTGGGAAACCGGCTTCTCAGAAGCTAAGTCATTTCCTGCTTCCTTAATTCCATTGTCGATTGGCCCTGGGTCTTCATCTGCTTCATCGCAAATAATATCAAGCCTGCTTCGCAAACTCCTGATGATATCATCCTGATCACAGCCATATACAGTTGCACAAGACAAGATTATAAACCCATGTCATTCAAGCAAATAAGACAGTTTGTTTTTTGGATTGAGAACATACAAATAACCTTTGAACATTAGCGTTTCAAGAATGTTCTCATCACAACAAGGTGGTTTTGAAGAAACTGGGTAATTCAATAAAGACAAAGTGAAGACAAAATATGCTATATGCTTGTGTAGAGAACATCAAAAAAACTATGCCAtgtcatataaaataaattaatatgctACATGAAAAGGCTTGCATCACAATAGCACACATAAGCATAGTTTAAAGATGACATAAGACTCAAAAAGACTCTTCAGACCAAAGTTTTAGGGGTAATATGCGTCTTTTGATGTGCAAGAGAATGTAAGAATTTAGGTGCATGTGTTTGTACTGAATTTGTCAACAGGCATCACTCAACTAAAATCAGATAATTTCACATATTGAATTCCAAATATTCTATTCTACTTGTATCCATTTGGATAAACAATTGAAATAAACTGGTCATTGTTTATATTCATCTTGCACAGAGGTGGCAACATCTAATCCCTTTTATTTACCAGGACAGGCATTTCCATGTCAACACTTCAAATATCAAAAAGAGACCAAGTTATCATCTAAATCAAGACAAAAAGTACAAAATAGAAGAAATGGGTTACCTTTATATCAGCAAAAGCTTGTGAAATTGGTTCCTTGGAATTCAAGAATGAAAAGGAACATAGAGAGCCAGTAAAATTGACAACACCTACAACATCTTTCTGGCTGCATGCTTCACAAATTTAAACAATTATTAAACGTTAGTTTTAACAGTATAAACAACATGAAAAGACAATCAAGTTCAAAATAGAAAAGGCCAGATCACCTTCAATGTACATATCCTTCATAAATGGTAGAAGCAACTCAACTTCATGCAAACCCTCTGTGGTGCATGCTTCATCATTAACAACCTAAACAATAGGATAGCATCAGAAGAAATTACCAGTTCAAAGGTGAAGGAATTATTCAAGAAGTAATGGATATTGTTCCATAATTATAAAGATTAATGAATAAGATGCCTGGACATTTAAGAGGTTGATTAGAGCAATTCTCACCAGGTTCCCATCAATCACAGCTTTTGCACCTCGCAGCTCTTTAACGTAATTAGAAATTCCATTATAGAGAACATCAACAAGCGTCTCAGATTTTGATGTTTTCTCTTGATAAATTGGCAGCCTGAGTAACATATACCTTTGTTGTTCAAAAATGACTAAAGACATACTTTTGATGCTAAAATAGCTAGCAGGAAAATATCAACATATGTATCAACTATCAAGAGAAGCAACAATGCAAAAGTGAAACCAAGTTCCAAATTAAGCATAGCTATATGGTAGCCTAATACTTTAGCAAAAAGACTGTAAAGAAGTTATGAGGAAGCTGGCAATAAGAGATGCTAATGAAAGTTTGGTGAACCCCATATGGAAAAAAGAACAAATTCAACAGGAATTATCAAGCCAAACAATAGAAATCTGGGATGGGAAAGAAGTTTGAGAAATAGATAATAGTTACCTAAGATCAAAATTGTACAAGCACTTAAAAGTTTGAAGAGAAGTTAAGACCCTCCCCATTTTGAAGTCACAAGGCCGTAAGCTGCTTGACGTAATATTTGATGACAGTGTACAATTCCGACATGTCCATCTACCAAAGAAGTGTAATTTTGAGGTCAAAATAGAAATTTAACTTTAACAACTGAGGAATATCAAACATCAATAACAAATAACGAGTACAGATACAGTTCTTGTAAAGTACCTCCTTGGGCTATAACATATGTGAATAAGCAATCTTTCATCAAGGTCATCCTCCAAAGTGGAAGCTGCTTCAGCAACTCCCTTCACAGTCTGCAAAAACCATTAGATTTATTTCAGATCATAAATAGGTGAAACCAAAACTTTACTCCTAACGAAAACATGCCaaacttcaataaaaatgaaGCAAAGATAAAGTGAAACACCTGGCAAAGCACCATGGTCGAATTCTTGAAAGCGGACTCACTTGCCCACACATAAATACCCACTACTTTGATTCCACCCACCATCATTCTTGACACCTTGATTCAACAACATTTACATAATTTAAGGGAAAAAATTCGAATTCAGTTCACTAATTCaaagtaaacaaataaatgaatgaataaacGCACTTGGCGAGCATGTTCAGCGACCCAATCCTTGTCAATGGCCAAATTAGAGGAAGAATCAGACGTCTGAGATTTGGATTTCGATCCTTTTTTCTTGTTGTCTTTTGCTGGCTCCAAAACCGAACAAGCTGGTTGTCCGGCGTCGTTTTGAGGAGTGGGTACTAAATCGAACACGAAGCCGCGGTCCAGAGCGGAGTTGAGTTTCCCTATCACCAGACCAACCTGCATTTAAACGGGCAAAAAGGAATTTAACATGAAATTCTTCAGAATTCATCGATCTCTGTAATTTTGTTTCAACGAGAAAACGGAATGGACCTGAGCCGGTTCTGAAGATCGGGAGAGACGATCCTCAGCTAGCTGGAGTTGGCTTTCTTCTCCGACCACTGCTTTCACCATGTTTGTTTGACTTCAGTGAACAAACAGATCGAAGTCGAGCCACCTGGGATTTCAGAGCTTAGCAATAAGAACCGGAGAAGAAATCATGAGAAAGAAAACGGCGTCGTACTGCCATCATGGACTTGCAAATGGGCTTTTGGTTAGGTCTCTCTTG
The sequence above is drawn from the Gossypium hirsutum isolate 1008001.06 chromosome A05, Gossypium_hirsutum_v2.1, whole genome shotgun sequence genome and encodes:
- the LOC121229475 gene encoding phosphoglycerate mutase-like protein 1, translating into MNTTAAQFPYPWQRCKIIHLVRHGQAMHNVEGDKDHNALLSPHLFDAQLSPLGLQQVCKLRKEVHARGLFKRIELVVTSPLYRTMQTAIGVFGNESSADGGNTDNFSAKPGGLDCPQIMAVELCRDRLGVRPCDMRRTVSECEALFPSIDFSMMDGEDDSVWNPDIREPEEEIAARMVLFMNWLWTRPEQEIVIVSHGIILQQILKVLGNDCHQAVSSALCQRFDNCELRSVVIVDKSPRAVDSTLCSSRDVAKQQHVLREEVSN
- the LOC107957849 gene encoding protein odr-4 homolog isoform X2, producing MVKAVVGEESQLQLAEDRLSRSSEPAQVGLVIGKLNSALDRGFVFDLVPTPQNDAGQPACSVLEPAKDNKKKGSKSKSQTSDSSSNLAIDKDWVAEHARQVSRMMVGGIKVVGIYVWASESAFKNSTMVLCQTVKGVAEAASTLEDDLDERLLIHICYSPRRWTCRNCTLSSNITSSSLRPCDFKMGRVLTSLQTFKCLYNFDLRLPIYQEKTSKSETLVDVLYNGISNYVKELRGAKAVIDGNLVVNDEACTTEGLHEVELLLPFMKDMYIEACSQKDVVGVVNFTGSLCSFSFLNSKEPISQAFADIKDDIIRSLRSRLDIICDEADEDPGPIDNGIKEAGNDLASEKPVSQLVLHSLRKNCNLSLPRRVFVPWLAGTYICDYLQPSETLE
- the LOC107957849 gene encoding protein odr-4 homolog isoform X1, translating into MVKAVVGEESQLQLAEDRLSRSSEPAQVGLVIGKLNSALDRGFVFDLVPTPQNDAGQPACSVLEPAKDNKKKGSKSKSQTSDSSSNLAIDKDWVAEHARQVSRMMVGGIKVVGIYVWASESAFKNSTMVLCQTVKGVAEAASTLEDDLDERLLIHICYSPRRWTCRNCTLSSNITSSSLRPCDFKMGRVLTSLQTFKCLYNFDLRLPIYQEKTSKSETLVDVLYNGISNYVKELRGAKAVIDGNLVVNDEACTTEGLHEVELLLPFMKDMYIEACSQKDVVGVVNFTGSLCSFSFLNSKEPISQAFADIKDDIIRSLRSRLDIICDEADEDPGPIDNGIKEAGNDLASEKPVSQLVLHSLRKNCNLSLPRRVFVPWLAGTYICDYLQPSETLEVLKDHCVELMSMEAPNDASKILEPEEEAIRVSTRSFWDVVLPYCSTSSSTQEKNMEITGKENSQKTSKSPSLYFIAAVIILLLSVLVGFVFVRKS